In Roseibium algicola, the DNA window GATTTCCAGGACCTGTTCTTCGGTCTTGTTCATCTGGAATTTCAGATGGATCGGCGAAGTGGAAACGAAGGTGTGGATGCGGCCCTTGCCGGCGTGTTTCACGGCTTCGCCGCAGCGGTCGATATCAGCGTGGATGGCGCGGGCCAGACCGGCAATGACGGAGTTTTTCGAGCGCTTGGCAATTTCGCTGACGGCTTCAAAATCGCCGTTCGAGGCAATCGGAAAACCGGCTTCGATGATGTCGACACCCATGTCGTCGAGAATTTCCGCGATCTGCAGCTTTTCTTCCAACGTCATGGAGGCGCCGGGCGATTGTTCGCCGTCGCGCAATGTGGTGTCGAAGATCCGGACCTGGTCCTTCTCGGAAGTGGCAGTCATGTCGTTTCGTCCCTGGCTTGGATCGGGCCTTAGGTCGCTCGGGTAAGGAAAGGCGTGGCGCGATCCGATGGTCGTGATGCGGTTTTTTGAAAACTCTCCCCTAAGTGCCCGTTCCGCCTAAAGACAAGCGAAGCAGCCGACGCTCAGGGGCATCTAAGAAGGAGGAGATCGCCAAGTAGAATGAGGCCGCCGCGCTGAGCCAGCGCGTTGCGAGAAGATCCAGAAATGTCGCGAACCGCGATCATGGGTCTGTCTTGGCCTTTGGTCGTCTTTTCAACTGGTCCGCCAAGCGTGGCGCAAAAGCGTGACCTGACGGTTAATGGGGACTGTTCATAAGTCAGGATGAACCATGATGCAACCAGCTTTTCCGAAGCTTGCACATTTGGAGCCCCCTTGGCCTGGCGTTTCAGGGATCGGCGATAGCTTGCGCAAACAAGATCTGAGCCGCTGCAAAGGCAGGAGGCAAAGGCATTGTGCCCAAAGCGGTTCCTCTCCCGCCGCGTTGATCGCACCCAATCCAGGGCGATTGCCGGTGTCTGTGGTAGACGCCTTGCGGACTGACCGCCTCAGCCGTTTTTGGCCAGGGGAATGGGCTCGTCGGCAAACCTGGCCTGGATCTCCTCCACTTCCTTCTTCTTGCTCAGGAAGGCGGCAATGCACTCCGGGTCGAAGTCGCTGCCTGATTTTTCTTCCAGAAAGCTGAAGGCCCGTTCGTTGGTCCACGCGGACTTGTAGGGGCGTTCCGTCGTCAACGCGTCGAAGACGTCGGCAACGGCCGCTATCCGGCCGACAAGTGGAATTTCTTCTCCACGCAGGCCATTGGGGTAACCGCTGCCGTCCCAGCGTTCGTGGTGTGTCGCGGCAATCTGGGTCGCGACCTGCAGCAGTCGGCAACTGGAGCCCTTGAGGATGCCGGCGCCGATTTCCGTGTGCCGGTTGATTTCTTCGCGTTCTTCCGGGGTGAGGGGGCCGCGTTTCAGCATGATACGGTCCGGAATGCCAACCTTGCCGATGTCGTGCATCGGTGCGGCCATCTTGAGGTCTCGCCGGAACTCCATGCTCATGCCGAGTTCTTCGGCAATCAACTCGCAGAAGTTCGCCATGCGAAGGGTATGCATGGCCGTGTCGAGGTCCTTGTATTCGGAAGCAAGGATCAGCCGGTGAACGATTTCCTCGCCGCGCTTCCGGAGTTCGGTCGTTGCCCTGTCGACTTCCTCTTTCAGCCATTCCGCCCGGGTGGCGAGTTTGCGCTGTGCCTCGGCCAGCTTGGTCAGGTTCCGGACACGGGCCTTGAATTCCACCACCTCGAGCGGCTTGTTCAGAAAATCGACAGCACCGGAGGTCAGGGCCTCGATGCGCGTGTCCCGGTCCTTGTCTGCCGTCACGATCACCATCGGCTTGTCAGTATGGGCGGGGTGCTGATGAATTTCCTTGATGAGCTCGATGCCGTTGAGGCCCGGCAATTGATAGTCGATGATCGCCACATCGAATTCGACCATGTCGAGTGCCGCGATCAGGTCGATGGGATGGGAAAAGCTGACTGCGTGGCATCCGGGGATGCGCTCCACAAGCCGTTCCATGATCATGCGGTTGGTGGGATCGTCTTCGACCAGCAGGATGCGGAAATCGGTGTCGGCAAGCGGTGTGTCGGTCATATCGCAATCTTCCGGTATCTGTTTTTTGCTTTTTCCAGCTCCACCGTCAGGAGTGTCACCTGGTTGGAGGTTTCGATGCTGGTGCGAAGTGCGTCCGCAGTTTTTGAGAGGGTCGTAAATCCGAGATTGTCCGCCGCACCTTTCAGTGTGTGCAGCAGCCGGTCGTAGCTTTCCCCATCACCCGAGCTTGCTGCCTCGGTGACTTGCACAACGAGAGTGTCGGCATTTTCAAAGAAGGCATTCACCAGAGAATGGAAAATCTCCTCGCCAAGTTCCTCGCGCAGCTCAGCTCGTCGGGCATCCCCTTTCTCTTCTCCGGCAAGGCGAACCACATTGGCATTTGGCGTCGCGGCGTCGGATTGAGCCGGATGCATTGGTTCCGTCGGTTCCGGAGAACCTGGGGATGTCGGCAGGTCGGTGGTGCCTTCTGCTGAAGTGTCCGAAGGACCATATTCACGCAGGATGGTCGCAAGCCTCTGGAAGGTGACGGGCTTGGACTCGAAGGCATTCATGCCCGCGTCCAGGCAGTCCTGGCGGTGCCGGTCGGAAGCATTTGCCGTCATTGCGATGATGGGCAGCTTGTCGAATGGAGCGCCGATGTTCCGTATCAGCCGTGTTGCCGCGATCCCGTCGAGATCAGGCATCTGCACGTCCATCAGCACGAGATCGAAAGTGGCGTCCTGCACACGTTTGATTGCCTCCCTGCCGTCGCTGGCAACGATGACTTCCTGACCCAGTCTCTCCAGCAACTTGGTTGCGACACGCTGGTTTATGACGTTGTCCTCCACGAGCAGAACACGCAGACGGGGGATCAATGCAGTTGGGGGCGAACCGCTCTCCAAACCGGTGAGATTCGCCGCAGGGGCGTGTGCCAGTTGAACCGGCAAGGTGAAGCTGAAGGTCGCGCCTTCGCCAGGAACACTGAACACACCTATCGATCCACCCATCGCCTCGACGATCTGTTTGCAGATGGCAAGGCCGAGGCCTGTGCCGCCAAAGCGTCGGCTGATCGAGGAATCGACCTGGTGGAATGCGGTAAAGAGCTGCTTTTGTGCCTCTTCGGCAATGCCGATACCGGAATCCTTGACGCTGATCTTCAGTTCCAGGGTCTCGGCGATAACTTTTCCGGCAACCACATCGACGTGGATTGAGCCGTTTTCGGTGAATTTCACGGCATTGGATAGCAGGTTGAGCAGGACGCGCTTCAGCCGGGTGGGATCGCTCTTGATGAAAGCTTTTTCAAGCGTCGGGTCGATATGAAGTTTGAGCTCGTCATTTTGCTCGAGCGCCTTGCCTTCCACGACAGCTGCCGCCTCTCGCACCAGTTCGTCGAGCCGGAAGACAATCTGTTCGGTCTCAAGGGATCCGTATTCGATCTTCGCAAAGTCGAGGATCTCGTTGATCATCTCCAGCAGTGTATTGCCGGAACTTGTGATGGTGCGGACGTAGCCGGTTTCTTCTTCCGGAAGCTGTTTTTGTGCCAGAAGTTCGGCCATGCCGAGAATGCCGTTCAGCGGGGTGCGGATTTCATGTCCGATCGTGGCCAGAAACTCCGACTTGGCCTTGTTGCCAGCTTCTGCTGCTTCATAGGCTTTCTCGAATTCCTCTGCGGCCTTGTTCATGTCTTCTCGCGTCTGTTTCACGATGCGGACCTGCAGAAGCATATGCAGGGCGAGAAAGAGCGCGGCGACGACGATCGCGAACATGAAGAGGAAGGCCAGCATCTGCACATGGAAGACGTCGTTGCGGGCTTCGGCGCGTGCTTCTGAAATCGTCGCGTTCGTGCGGACAAGAAATTCGTTCGTGGCGCTACGAATTTTTTCGAGCGTTTCTTCGACAGGCGCAAAGTCGATGTCGGAGTAGTTCTTTTTCGCTGCGATTTCATTGAAGACAGGTTCGATGGCCAGGATCTTGGTCTGAATGGTCGTGATCCTGGATCTGAAGTTCGGACTTTGCTCGAAGAAGACGTTGTATTTGGAGTTGGCGAGGACCGAGAGACGCGAATAGAGGATGTCATAACGCGTTACGAGATCTCGCGGTGCTACGGCTTCCTGCGCCGCTTCGATACCGGCCTCGCCGATACGATATTTGACGTGTTGTACCAGCTCGTAGACGGCACGTGTTTCGCGGTCGAGCTGATAGACAGCCCAGATTGCGTCTTCACGGATAGCGTCATGCAACTGGCCTTCACGTTTGACCAGCATTGAAAAGATGGCAAGGACCGTACAGACAAGAAAGATCTGGACGACGAGAACGGATTTCGTCGCCCTTGCAGCCTGTTCAACGGCCTTGCCGCCTATTTCGAGCTGATTTTTCACTCGACTACTTCAACTTCACGGATTTGCCAGACCGAACGGGAGAAGTATTTCTCGTTGAAGAGTTCCGGGTTCGTGTCGAAAGGGTAGATCAGGAACAGGGGGCCCTTGTCGCGAACGGACATGTAGTCGCCGTTCATTTTGGTCGCCAGCATCGTGTCGAAGTCCTCGGCATCTTCTACCGGTACTTCTGCACTGTAGTCGTTGAGAGCCTTGACGATCAGTTTGGAACCGCGTGCGCCAACTTCCTCCAGCACTGCGCGCAGCTGAGGGCCGGAAAAGGCAGTGGTGCCCTCAGTCCAGGGTGTCTCGAGCGTCTTGGAGATTTCTGTAAGGCCTTCCAGCATCTCCATGTCGAATTCAGCGCTGTCACCTTTGTTGGTGTTCTTGATGTTTCCGGTCACAACGAGGACGACATCACCTGTTGGTGCCGGAAGGTTGGCAGCCTGAACGGCAGAGCTGATCATCAGCGCCCCAGCCAGGAGGCTCAGTAAGGTTTTCATGGCGTTTCCCTGTTTACTTGTGCGTTACTGTAATTTTTGACAGTAAACTTGTTTTCATTAGTTCCTCTGCGGAACTTGGATACGCCAAGAGCCTTTAATCAAATGCAAATTAAATGGGCAAACATCTGGTTAACTTCATCAAGTAAAGTAAATATTTTTGTCATTTATGTGTTTTAAATCAATATTTTAAAAGGTTGCGATGTGATGAATTTATTTAATTCGAGCACGAGTAAATGACACAGTGATGGCTCGCTGCAAGCAGGTAGAGTATTGTGATTTATTACTATTCAATGGCAATGCGCGTTTAAGCGTTTGGGTCTCATTCGGATGCGCGGAAATGGCGCTCAAGAAGCGACGATCCGGGCAGCGTTTCAACGGGATTGCGCCGAAACGCTTCCGTTGGCAAACAGCCGCCCATGGGCGCCGCGCAGACGGCAATGGCGGGTACGTCCGCGTTTTTCGATATCCACCTGGAGGGGCGGGCCTACATGTTTGGGGACAGGGTGACCGTAACCGATTTTGCGGTCGGTGCCTTGTCGGCGTTGGCGCTGAACCCGCAATCGCGTATGCCGTTGGAAGGCCATGCCAACATCATTGCCTGGTATCAGCGGCTGGAAGCAGTGCCGAGCTGGTCCATTACGGCACCTGCACGCCTGATGGAAGCTGCCGAATAGGCCATGCACGCGGCGGCCGGGATCCGGCCGCCGCGGCACACTGCTGACTTAGGGTGTCAGAGGTTCTGACCGCCCGAGACTTCAATGCGCTGGCCGGTCATCCAGCCGGTATTGCCGCTCAAAAGCGCGGTGATGGCTCCGCCGATGTCATCCGGAAGGCCGGCACGGCCCATGGCTGTCATGGAGGCGACCACCTTGTTGAGT includes these proteins:
- a CDS encoding glutathione binding-like protein, with product MAGTSAFFDIHLEGRAYMFGDRVTVTDFAVGALSALALNPQSRMPLEGHANIIAWYQRLEAVPSWSITAPARLMEAAE
- a CDS encoding HD-GYP domain-containing protein, which translates into the protein MTDTPLADTDFRILLVEDDPTNRMIMERLVERIPGCHAVSFSHPIDLIAALDMVEFDVAIIDYQLPGLNGIELIKEIHQHPAHTDKPMVIVTADKDRDTRIEALTSGAVDFLNKPLEVVEFKARVRNLTKLAEAQRKLATRAEWLKEEVDRATTELRKRGEEIVHRLILASEYKDLDTAMHTLRMANFCELIAEELGMSMEFRRDLKMAAPMHDIGKVGIPDRIMLKRGPLTPEEREEINRHTEIGAGILKGSSCRLLQVATQIAATHHERWDGSGYPNGLRGEEIPLVGRIAAVADVFDALTTERPYKSAWTNERAFSFLEEKSGSDFDPECIAAFLSKKKEVEEIQARFADEPIPLAKNG
- a CDS encoding ATP-binding protein, which produces MKNQLEIGGKAVEQAARATKSVLVVQIFLVCTVLAIFSMLVKREGQLHDAIREDAIWAVYQLDRETRAVYELVQHVKYRIGEAGIEAAQEAVAPRDLVTRYDILYSRLSVLANSKYNVFFEQSPNFRSRITTIQTKILAIEPVFNEIAAKKNYSDIDFAPVEETLEKIRSATNEFLVRTNATISEARAEARNDVFHVQMLAFLFMFAIVVAALFLALHMLLQVRIVKQTREDMNKAAEEFEKAYEAAEAGNKAKSEFLATIGHEIRTPLNGILGMAELLAQKQLPEEETGYVRTITSSGNTLLEMINEILDFAKIEYGSLETEQIVFRLDELVREAAAVVEGKALEQNDELKLHIDPTLEKAFIKSDPTRLKRVLLNLLSNAVKFTENGSIHVDVVAGKVIAETLELKISVKDSGIGIAEEAQKQLFTAFHQVDSSISRRFGGTGLGLAICKQIVEAMGGSIGVFSVPGEGATFSFTLPVQLAHAPAANLTGLESGSPPTALIPRLRVLLVEDNVINQRVATKLLERLGQEVIVASDGREAIKRVQDATFDLVLMDVQMPDLDGIAATRLIRNIGAPFDKLPIIAMTANASDRHRQDCLDAGMNAFESKPVTFQRLATILREYGPSDTSAEGTTDLPTSPGSPEPTEPMHPAQSDAATPNANVVRLAGEEKGDARRAELREELGEEIFHSLVNAFFENADTLVVQVTEAASSGDGESYDRLLHTLKGAADNLGFTTLSKTADALRTSIETSNQVTLLTVELEKAKNRYRKIAI
- a CDS encoding molybdopterin-dependent oxidoreductase, which translates into the protein MKTLLSLLAGALMISSAVQAANLPAPTGDVVLVVTGNIKNTNKGDSAEFDMEMLEGLTEISKTLETPWTEGTTAFSGPQLRAVLEEVGARGSKLIVKALNDYSAEVPVEDAEDFDTMLATKMNGDYMSVRDKGPLFLIYPFDTNPELFNEKYFSRSVWQIREVEVVE